acatgttgggctacttgatgttacttcatgttcaggctcatcaaaatgacaaggctgtaatgctaactaacgtgctagctgctagctaggtagctaacttgatccagccactcctggtcctttcatcagacggaaGCGAAAGAATGAGCAAGACCcgttgctggtatgataacagcCTGGtgctaagcacacaggcatcttgttaagttatctgatcttagctatctctatttgagggtgcattcacacctaagaGTCCGCGGTcaggtgcgcaccagaccacgGTGCATTGTTTCATTcctcagaaggttcggtttgcgttcacacgggcaaaacccAAACGGACTatacactttaaacacaagtcatgcgctcggaaatgctgttcaaccattggtcagacattacccggagcctccgccatggagcatcggcacttccTGCAGGttgttctcatgctgctgttagtctagagatcaacagacactagcggccgCGCATACGATTATACACTCAGACAGCGTCCGTTAAAAACATGATGACAcgatgagagacgttctgcggTCAGGAGGGCGTTTCCCCGACGACCGGTGTTCTGACTTTCATGCAGCtttacactgttcaacacttcactctgcttcactctttcgctaaacattttgaagatatccgcgttcttgtgacacgtaaatactagcttcctatgttttggtgcggactgcgttcacaccagcgatgaaccgctccagagttcactaGCCAGCGCTCCGAGAGCACCTCTTtcagcggaccagagtccggtagttcagttcacttcagaggactcggactgcgttcacaccagcaaagaaccgctccagagttcactaGCCAGTGCTCCGAGAGCACCTCTTtcagcggaccagagtccggtagttcagttcacttcagaggactcggactgcgttcacaccagcgatgaaccgctccagagttcactaGCCAGCGCTCCGAGAGCACCTCTTtcagcggaccagagtccggtagttcagttcacttcagaggactcggactgcgttcacaccgacccaaacgaaccgcaccaagcggctaaacgcaccagggttccattcaaccggactatacaaggcaggtgtgaacgcgccgttagtggaggaaaataattgtgacatcactcacgcgactctgggatttgtagtctttctagttgcgtatttttcatattcttatatttcaacagttttacgacaaactgacttttttgacatggaaatgattttttaagattgacaaacatcatgtgtgtaattcatggcacgattcaaacgggatccaaagataagttttctctctccatcgacttcaatacatcatttttccgaaataaggtcccatgagtCCCAcctgaaggggagggacttcgcctctctatagagcggtgcagtgacgagtcctaaaaccaggaagtgagtCAGCAGGTACTTCCTGTTcctggtctcagagccaatgggatctctccatagGGTTAGGAAAGTATCTGAACTAAGGTCTGAGGTTGAGACgcgttgaagagacggatcacgttttgttctaggaCATTAaaccatcagcagtgaccccgctgTGACCTCTGAAGAGTGGACGTGTCtgagaaacgatggttgttaccgagaggctgaacaggactacagaagtcgtggaggccgtcgtacgtcattacgccgaacacgtgaacactcctctgagttagtttctgttctgcttgaaagcaagtccctgcctcctgcagagtgttcagacaaacgcttcaactcgttCCATCTAGAGTCTGTGTTTGAAtctggatctgaagtcggcgtgacgtGGAAGTCGTGCTGCTGGACTCGCCTGACCCTGGAATGCTAACGTGATGCTATAAAGGAGCTCCTTTATAGCATCACGTTAGCGTTGCAGCACTACAGAGgcacgtcatcactgcaccactttaaCACCTCCAGAGTGCTGCACagctgaacaaacaaacaagtaaaAACAACAGACAATTTAAACACAACCCAAAGGAGGAACGCAGCAATAGAGGCGGGGCACCAACCTGGAGAGCACTCTGATTGGCTCCCGCTGGACGATGGTGATGTCGGGGtctgaggggagggggggggcgctCTGAAACTCTGAGGGCAGGAAGAAGGACGTCCGCACGACTTCCTGCATCGAGAGGCCGTCAGCTGACACCTCGGTAACCACGGGAACCGTCAGACCCAGGAACCGCCCTGAAGATCATATAATGATATATTAATAaagtataataatataatataaagtataataatatagtatttaataACCTGTGGAGTTCTCCCTGCAGATGTAGCGCATTAGCTTCATGAAGCTAACAGAGACGCTCTGCTCGAACAGTTTTTCTCCGGCTGAAACACAGGCCCACTGACCGGGGGGGATCAGCCTCTCCTCGAACTGCACCTCCCCCATCTGAGGAGATAGAGGGGGTTAGGTTCTCCTTTAGGGAACACTGCACCTCCTTTAGGGAACACTAGGGAATACTtcacctcctttagggaacAATAGGGAACACTGCACCTCCTTTAGGGAACACTGCACCTCCTTTAGGGAACACTAGGGAACACTGCACCTCCTTTAGGGAACACTAGGGAACACTGCACCTGCTTTAGGGAACACTGCACCTCCTTTAGGGAACACTGCACCTCCTTTAGGGAACACTAGGGAACACTGGACCTCCTTTAAGGAACACTGCACCTCCTTTAGGGAACACTAGGGAACACTGGACCTCCTTTAAGGAACACTGCACCTCCTTTAGGGAACACTAGGGAACACTGCACCTCCTTTAGGGAACACTAGGGAACACTGGACCTCCTTTAGGGGACACTAGGGAACACTGCACCTCCTTTAGGGAACAATAGGGAACACTGCACCTCCTTTAGGGAACACTAGGGAACACTGCACCTCCTTTAGGGAACACTAGGACCTCCTTTAGGGAACACTAGGGAACACTGCACCTCCTTTAGGGAACACTGGATCCTTCTTTAGGGAACAATAGGGAACACTGCACCTCCTTTAGGGAACAATACGGAATACTGGACCTCCTCTAGGGAACACTAGGGAACACTGGACCTCCTTTAGGGAACACTAGGGAACACTGCACCTCCTTTAGGGAACAATAGGGAACACTGG
This region of Pseudochaenichthys georgianus unplaced genomic scaffold, fPseGeo1.2 scaffold_1216_arrow_ctg1, whole genome shotgun sequence genomic DNA includes:
- the soul4 gene encoding heme-binding protein soul4 codes for the protein MMAPIMEMTRNSQQRELLQFSSICCHEKMGEVQFEERLIPPGQWACVSAGEKLFEQSVSVSFMKLMRYICRENSTGRFLGLTVPVVTEVSADGLSMQEVVRTSFFLPSEFQSAPPLPSDPDITIVQREPIRVLSRTFFGTTTWQTLTYQVGILRGLLGAPPLLGTPPLLGAPPLLENFMVASYENPSVPERRNEIWILP